TGCTGACCGACGAGGTGGCGGCGGTGCAGGATTGATTTCCGGGCCGCTGTCCGGCGGTTGCGCGCGCGGTTTGCGCCGCGTCAAAAGGTCGCAGGACTGATTGATGAAAGCGGCGGATATTGCGGCATTTCGCCGCATTTGCAGTGTTATCCTTGTTTCGCACATACATCCCTAGGAGCTAGCAATGGCCAAGTCCCCCAAGAAGACCTCCAGCGTTCCGCGCATCAACATCGGCATCTCGGACAAGGACCGCGCCGCCGTCGCCGGCGAACTGTCCAAGCTGCTGGCCGACTCGTACACGCTGTACCTGATGACGCACAACTTCCACTGGAACGTCACGGGGCCCATGTTCAACACGCTGCACCTGATGTTCATGACCCAGTACACGGAAGAGTGGAACGCACTGGACAGCATCGCCGAGCGCATCCGCGCGCTGGGTCACTATGCGCCGGGCACCTACCGCGAATTCAGCAAGCTGTCCTCGATCTCCGAGCCGGACTCGGTGCCCGAGGCCCTGGAAATGGTGCGCCTGCTGGTGACCGCCAACGAATCGGTCGCCAAGACCGCTCGCGCCGCCTTCGAGAAGGCCGATGCCGCCAACGACCAGCCCACGGCCGACCTGCTGACGCAGCGCCTGGACGTGCACGAAAAGAACGCCTGGATGCTGCGCAGCCTGCTGCAGTGATCGCGACGGTCGCCGCATGAAAAACGGAGCCTCGCGGCTCCGTTTTTTTTCAGCAGCAGGACTGAGTTCAGGGCTGATGCGATAGCGGCCGCGCCGGGATGGGCGCGATCCGCTCGGGCGGCGGCGTCACCCGCCACACCGCGCGCCGGCGCAGCGCGCCCAGCAGCTTCAGGCCCTGCGGCCAGTCGTCCAGGCCGCTCTCGGCGTTGATGTGGCCAGCGCCCGGCACGACCACCAGCCGGCTGCCCCAATCGCGCGCAAAGGCGCGGGCGCGTTCCAGTTGGCAATAGGGATCGTTGTCGCTGGCCACCACCACGCTTTGGAAGGGCAGGGAATGGCGCGGCACCGGCCCGAAGTTTCTCAGGCAGGCGGGAGCATTGTCGCGCTCCACGTCGGCGGGCGCCACCAGCAGGGCGCCAGCGACCTTGGCGCGCAGCGGCACCGGCAGGGCGGCGCTGATCAGGCAACCCAGGCTGTGCGCGACCAGGAGGACGGGACTGCGGGCCTCGTTCACCTCGGTGGCCAGCGCCGCGATCCATTCGCCGGGAGTCGGATGTTCCCAGTCGCGCTGCTCGACGCGGCGCGCATGCGGCAGCAGGGCCATCCAGCGCGATTGCCAGTGTTGCGGTCCGGAGTTTTTCCATCCGGGAACGATGATCGGTTGGAGTCTCATGGCGGCCATGATGCCGGGCGGCCTTAGTAACGCAAACGAATAAATCGTCTTTTGCATATACGCCAGCGGGCATAAGGGCAGCCCGCGAACAATGCCGCAGCGCAATAATCGGACGCGTGTCAAAGTGGTCCGAAACTGGCCTGAGAAGGGCTATTTTTCAGTGTATGCTTGCCCTGCAATCGCAATGCAACCGGGCGTGACCAGGGCCGAAACCCCTGCAAAGGGCAGTCCAGCAGGCATGCATGGCCTGGAGATGATCCGGCGTCCGATCCGGTGCAAAAACTAACGATTACAAATCATTAGAGGAGTCCACACATGAAGCCAGTATTTCGTCTGACCCCGGTCATTGCAGCGCTGGGCGTCGCAGCCGGTCTGGCGTTTGCCTCGGGAGCGCAAGCGCAAACCATCAAGATCGGCGTGGTCGGCCCCACCACCGGCGCGGTCACGCAGTATGGCGATATGGTCCGTGAAGGCGTCGATACCGCGGTCGAGCGCATCAACGCCGCCGGCGGCATCAACGGCAAGAAGCTGGAAACGGTTGTGATCGACGACGGCTGCGAACCCAAGCAAGGCCCGGTCGCCGCCAACCGCGTGGTCAACAGCAAGATCGGTTTCGTCGTGGGCCACGTGTGCTCGGGCGCCACCATCGCCGCCGCCGACATCTACAACAACGAAGGCGTGGTCATGGTCACGCCGTCGGCCACGTCGCCGGCGCTGACCGACGGCAAGAACTACGAGTTCATCTTCCGCACCATCGGCCGCGACGACCAGCAAGGTCCTGCCGCCGCCAAGTTCATCCTGGAAAAGATCAAGCCCAAGAAGGTCGCCGTGCTGCATGACAAGCAGTCCTACGGCCAGGGCATCGCCACCGCGGTCAAGAACGACCTGGAGAAAGGCGGCGTGGCCGTCGCCGTGTTCGAAGGCATCAACGCCGGCGACAGCGACTACTCGGCCGTCATCACCAAGCTGAAGAGCCAGGGCGTGGACTTCGTCTACTACGGCGGCTACCACCCTGAAATGGGCCTGCTGCTGCGCCAGGCGGCCGAACAGGGCGTGAAGGCCAAGTGGATGGGTCCGGAAGGCACGGGCAACCCCGACATCAACGCCATCGCCGGCGACGCCGTCGAAGGCATGCTGTTGACGCTGCCGGCCGACTTCACCCAGAACGCCGCCAACGCCGACATCGTCAAGGCCTTCGAAGCCAAGAAGCGCAACGCCAGCGGCGCCTTCCAGATGACCGCCTACACGGCCACCCAGGTCATCGCGGACGGCATCAAGGGCGCGGGCAGCGACGACCCGACCAAGGTCGCCAAGTACCTGCACGCCAACTCCTTCGATACGCCGATCGGCAAGGTGTCCTGGAACAAGCAGGGCGACCTGACGAACTTCCAGTTCGACGTGTTCACCTGGCACAAGGACGGTTCCAAGACCGTCTACAAGTAAGTCCATGCGCGGGCCGCCGGCCCGCGACGCCGGCGGAGCCACTAGCGGTTCCGCAGGAAACCGGGCCGGAAGCGACAGTCTTCCGGCCCGGTTTTTTTGTTCCTCCGACGAACCGGGAACCGGCGCGGCGCGTTCCGGTCGAACGCGCGCCCGCCGCATTTGCGTAGAATGCGGCGCCATCGACCTCACTTTTTCTGTCTGGACACCATGACCAAGGCCTTGTTAGTCGAAGACGATCCGAAACTATCGCGCCTGATTGCGCAGTTCCTGGAGCAGCACGGTTTCCATGTTGCCCAGGCCTACCGCGGCGATCACGCGGTGGAGGCATTCCGCAGGCATGACCCGGCCATCACCATCCTGGACCTGATGCTGCCTGGCCGCGATGGCCTGCAGGTGTGCCGCGATCTGCGCGCGTTCTCGTCCGCGCCCATCCTGATGCTGACGGCCCGCGAGGACGACCTGGACCAGATCCTGGGCCTGGAGTCCGGCGCGGACGACTATGTCATCAAGCCCGTGGAGCCCCGTGTGCTGCTGGCGCGGGTGCGCGCGTTGCTGCGCCGGCATAGTCAGCTGGACGAGCCGCCGGAGCGCCTGGAGTTCGGCCCTCTGGTGATAGATCGTCGTACGCGCGCCGTGGTCCATGCCGGTTCCGAAGTGGACCTGACCACGATGGAGTTCGAGATGCTCTGGGCGCTGGCCAGCCAGGCCGGCCAGGTGCTGACCCGCGACGACCTGCTCAACGCGGTGCGCGGCATCGAATTCAACGGCCTGGAC
The sequence above is drawn from the Achromobacter xylosoxidans genome and encodes:
- a CDS encoding Dps family protein, whose product is MAKSPKKTSSVPRINIGISDKDRAAVAGELSKLLADSYTLYLMTHNFHWNVTGPMFNTLHLMFMTQYTEEWNALDSIAERIRALGHYAPGTYREFSKLSSISEPDSVPEALEMVRLLVTANESVAKTARAAFEKADAANDQPTADLLTQRLDVHEKNAWMLRSLLQ
- a CDS encoding RBBP9/YdeN family alpha/beta hydrolase yields the protein MRLQPIIVPGWKNSGPQHWQSRWMALLPHARRVEQRDWEHPTPGEWIAALATEVNEARSPVLLVAHSLGCLISAALPVPLRAKVAGALLVAPADVERDNAPACLRNFGPVPRHSLPFQSVVVASDNDPYCQLERARAFARDWGSRLVVVPGAGHINAESGLDDWPQGLKLLGALRRRAVWRVTPPPERIAPIPARPLSHQP
- a CDS encoding branched-chain amino acid ABC transporter substrate-binding protein produces the protein MKPVFRLTPVIAALGVAAGLAFASGAQAQTIKIGVVGPTTGAVTQYGDMVREGVDTAVERINAAGGINGKKLETVVIDDGCEPKQGPVAANRVVNSKIGFVVGHVCSGATIAAADIYNNEGVVMVTPSATSPALTDGKNYEFIFRTIGRDDQQGPAAAKFILEKIKPKKVAVLHDKQSYGQGIATAVKNDLEKGGVAVAVFEGINAGDSDYSAVITKLKSQGVDFVYYGGYHPEMGLLLRQAAEQGVKAKWMGPEGTGNPDINAIAGDAVEGMLLTLPADFTQNAANADIVKAFEAKKRNASGAFQMTAYTATQVIADGIKGAGSDDPTKVAKYLHANSFDTPIGKVSWNKQGDLTNFQFDVFTWHKDGSKTVYK
- a CDS encoding response regulator → MTKALLVEDDPKLSRLIAQFLEQHGFHVAQAYRGDHAVEAFRRHDPAITILDLMLPGRDGLQVCRDLRAFSSAPILMLTAREDDLDQILGLESGADDYVIKPVEPRVLLARVRALLRRHSQLDEPPERLEFGPLVIDRRTRAVVHAGSEVDLTTMEFEMLWALASQAGQVLTRDDLLNAVRGIEFNGLDRSVDVCVSKLRRKLDDDPRDPARIKTVWGKGYLFSPKAHEGGDA